Genomic DNA from Mus musculus strain C57BL/6J chromosome 11, GRCm38.p6 C57BL/6J:
TGATGGCTAGTTTTAATTGTCACCTTCATACAAtcaagaatcacctgggaagctggcgtggtggcacatgccttgagtcccagcactcaggaggcagaggcaggcggatctctgtgagttcgaggccagcctggtctacagagtgagttccagaacaggcagagctacacagagaaaccctgtcttaaaaaaacaaaacaaacaaacaaaaatatctgcCTAGACTCACCGGGAAGAAAGCCATAGTGAGGAATTTCCTGAATTGGGTTGGCCTCTGGGCATACCTGAGATTTCCTGTGAAAGATTTTCTTACTTGGGTTAATTGATGCATGAAGACCCACCCTAGATTTGGGCAGCGCTGTTCCTTAACTCTGGATATGAGTAGCTGTTGTTAGTAACTGCCTACGTTGTCCTTCCTGAAATAATGGACTATAACCTGAAACTGTaagattaaaaaaacacaaaaaccctgGGTTGGTTTTTATCATAATAACAGATAGGAAGGCTCTTTGCCAAGACGAGTGAACACAGAATCTAGAAACTCCTAGATGTTTTATGGTGGGCACAGGGGCCATAGATTTAGGAATGTGTAGGAGGTTATATGTAAACCTGCCTCGTATGGGGTTTTTGGGTCCCATGTGTTTAGGGTGTGTGTTAGCTGGCAGTGGCCTTTCTTCTCTTGCCTGTAACTCATGACGCATGTGTTCACATGcagatgcatgcacatgtgtgcttatgtgtatggtgttttgtcCTCCTGCTCTGAGCTGATTTACTCTCACATGtctaccttccttccctcctgggTGGGAAGCACCCATGGCCTGGACATCCTTTTTTGGGAGTTCTTTTGAAAGAGACTCCATGTGACTTTTCTCCTCACTCGCAGGACAAGGTAAAATGTGGCCAGATAGCTGCTGGAAGATGACTGGAAACAAGCCATGAGATCCAGAGGGCCAGCCAGCTCTGGCCTTTATTCCACAGTTGTTCTAATTAAATTGTTTTACTTGATCTCAAGTCTTGGAAGGCTGCAGGTGGTCACCTGGCACACCCTGCTTAACATTCCTCCTGGGGCACAGGACCTGGCCTCATGTTGCTTGGtcatccctcatctctttaaccTCCTGTGGTTGCTGCCCCTCTTCATGCTTCCTGCAGCCTATTCTACTTTGGGATTTCTGGGCACTTAAGCCTCCTTCATTTCTGATGTTTTCTGATAAAGTCTGCTTTCTCCTTTACTGTCACTTGTGCAGGTAAATGACTGGCAGAAGAATTGGGTCGAATTCTATGCCAGGCAGCGCATTCAGCCCCAGATGGACATGGTGGAGAAGAAGTCTGGGGACCGGGAAGCTCTTGAGCTGTGGTCTGCTCTGCAGGTAAGCAGGGCCCCTGCTACATGCCCAGCACCAACAGCATGTCCCTCTGAGCCCTGATAGCCGGGAGACACCAAGGACGGGATGGCATCTGAGCCTACTTCTGATAGGAAGCGCAGTGCTTGTCAGCATCCCCATCTTCTCCAAGTCAGGCATTCTTGAGTGCCTGCTCAGATATGTGCAGCAGCACTTAGGAAAGTGCTTACACCTCCGTATGGTTGGCCACTTTGTTTAAGGCTCCATCTTCTTCCCTGCAGTTGAAGATTCCTGACCTGTTCCGTGATCTGGAAATTGTGCCCGCCTTACTCCATGGAGACCTCTGGGGAGGGAATGTAGCAGAAGATTCCTCTGGGCCCATCATTTTTGACCCAGCATCCTTCTATGGACACTCAGAATATGAGCTGGCAATAGCGGGCATGTTTGGCGGCTTCAGTAGCTCCTTTTACTCTGCATACCACAGCAAAATCCCTAAAACCCCAGGATTTGAGAAGCGCTTACAGTTGTATCAGCTCTTTCACTATCTGAACCACTGGAATCATTTTGGATCTGGGTACAGGGGATCCTCTCTAAACATAATGAGGAATCTCAGCAAATGAACTGGCTTCCCACCAGAGGGAAGAGTCTCTTGTGGGTGTGTTGGGTCTCCTAATAAGATGACTCTCCATCTAGATCAAGTCTTAGCATCATACGCATCACTGTGAACGGAGGGAAGTGCGTGGGGTCAGGTGACCTGACTCCAACGATTTGGTCAAGGAGGTTATGATTCTTCATAGTCACTCTCCTCATGAATCCTTCCCATTTATTCCATGGTAGGACTTGCTTAAGAtcccttgtttctttctctttttctcctcccttttttcctattctctcatatattacatcctgactgcagtttcccctccctctctcctcagaaTCTCCTCTGCCACGCcccccagggacatcaaccaagcACAgtataacaagctacaataagccAGGCACATAACATCACATCCAGGCTGGATAAGGCAACCCAGGAGGAGGGAACGGGAACGGGAACGGGTCGCACAGTAGGCAAGAGTCAGGGACACCCtccattcccactgttaggattcccacacgaacaccaagctactcagcCATAACATATGCAGAGGACTTGCTCAGACTCCTACAGGCTCCTGATCACTGCAAGCCCCCAGTAccggtcagttgattctgtgggctgtaaACTGTGAAGTATGGGTTCTCTCAGAGGAAAGGTTATGAAATTCTGTTGTGTGCATAGTAAGACTGCCTGGCTAAATTAGGCCTCACTGGCGATAGAACAGACTTACTGAAGTTTAGGTATAGTGAGCCACACTCCACTGCCAAGGTAGAGAACTGTGAGTGACTGTTGGTGTGGTGAAGGGTGTTGACCATGCAGGGAAGTGGCCAATGTGCCCACTTCCCATCTCTTCCTTGCGCATTGTCAGCATTTCTGAGTGATTCACAGTGATGTTTTATGATGGTTAGACTTCTGGACATGGACTCATCTTGTGAGAAGATTTGAATAATGACCAATTCTAAAATCAATAACGTTCCATTTGCTTATGTAGCACTTCTGGACCCTGCTATAAGCTGAGAAGTCTAGAGGTTGGTTTGGGGACCAACCAAGCTACCAACCTTAAGGGTAACTTGGTCTCGATTTAGGAGCCTGGAAATACTCCGTTATACAAgtttgtgctttctttctttctttctttctttctttctttctttctttctttctaatttgtttttttctctttctttctttctttcttttttttttttttttttttttttttttttttttttttacaagacagggtttctctgtgtagccctggctgtcctgaaactcactctgtagagcaggctggcctcgaacttggatatccacctgcctctccctcccgagtgctgggtttaaaggtatgcaccaccaccaccacctggttttATGTTATTTTCTAAAATTGTCATTCCTTTGCAACATATGAGCATTaatatcttttctcttttaacaTTGAAGAAATGGGAAATTTCATTAATGACATTGTTGTTGATAAATCTTTTTGCCTAAAAACTAGAATAAAATTGCAGTTGTTTCAGTGATGCCTAAGACTGGTATATTTCCACATTTATGTACTGAACATTTATTTTAGCTGTTTGCCAGAAAACATCATGTCTTACTTAgtctttcattgctgtgaagagacatgaccacaacaactcttgtaggagaacatttaactggggctagcttaacagcctcagaggttcagtcaattatcatcaaggcaggaagcatggcagcatgcaggcagacatggtgctggaggaaccaCGAGTTTTACATCTTagtccaaaggcagcagaaggagactgtcccACTGGGTGCTGCTTAAGACCTCAAAGTCTGCCTCTACAGCGACatactcctccaacaaggtcacatgtaATAATGCCACTCcgtatgggcctatgggggccaatTGCATTCAAAACTTACACACATTGTAATGCTATATAGTGATAATTAATAGGTagaagtattctctctctctctttctctctctctctgaaaggtGATTGTATTAGTAACTTTTCTGTTGGTGTGATAAAACATCTTGtccaaggcaatttatagaaaaaaagacTTGATTTAGGCTTACAGTTAGAGAGTCAGGGTCCATATGGAAGGAACTACGTGGCAGCGGGTGACAGACTTGCTCCAGCTGGAAGTTGAGAGCTCACATGTCAAACTGTAAGCACAAGGCACAGAGAGTGAACCTGGAATGGCCTGTAGCTTTCctacctcagagcccaccccaggacttacttcttccagcaaggccatatctcctaaacCTACCCAAAAAGCACTACCAACCggtgaccaaatattcaaacatctGAGCTAAGGGaagcattttcattcaaaccagcgTGGGATCTCCTGTGGCCCTTGGATTCCTGGTCCTCCTCAGCCCTGTCTTTACCTCCTCTccagtttgatttctgtttttgtttacgaTATTGTCATTCACAGCCATAAAATGGACCCCAATACTATTTTAAGAGAGTATCCCAACCATCTTGCCTCTGAATTGTCAATGCCTCTTTATAGCCCTCCCTATCCACTGGTGTCCTGTTCTCACAGGTTCTTTCTGTGAGCCTCTCTGTATTTGTAATCTGCCGTGGCCTGCGTGAAGGAAAGTCCAAGGGCAGGCTTTCCTTTTGAGATGACCCAGCAGTCTGTCCAGAAACGGGTGacacattcccctgaaatacatcCCCGGGACTTTTTACACACCAGTTACACACAATAGGTAAGAACCCACCAGAGAGAAGGCAGAACCTACAAAGAACCCACATGCCTCAAACCTCCCAACACTTAAGTTGGCAAGCAATGGAGCCTTCttagtctgaatgagaatggtctgACCAACCTGAGATCCCATCCATAGTCAGTTTGCCAAGCACTTACAAAGAAGTTTCTGAATGGAGTGCTAATGCTTCGTGTTCAGGTGCAGTGGTAGGAAGGGCCCCAAATGGAGACACCAGTCACATTTCGTATAGATGGCTGTCCTGCCCGTTCTTTGCAGTGACATTTCCATGCTGTCAAGTCCATTTACTTAGCATGGCCTTGAAGAATCATAACCAGTAGTGAGGGGAGCAAAGAAGGCcagagtgtgtttgtgtttgacaTAAGCCTGCGAGATCGACTCCAAATCCATGAGGACGCAGAGAGTTAACAAAGCTTTCCTCTGATCTGAGTGGGAAGTCAATGCTGCCTGCAGAAAATGGCCACTGTACTCCTTTCCTCACAGATATTACTGCCTGAAGACTGATCCCCGCAGGGACTGCTCCTACTGAGATCAGTTAAGCCCGCCCTCTTGATTTAGCTGCATACCACAACCCTGCCTACTCGTTCAGCTGTAAATAATAAACACACTGATGTTCTGGGATCTTGAAACTTCTCCATCAGACATCCTTCCCGGCttttctgtgtgttcatgtgtgttttttcctTCATTCCCTCACTACCCTAATTAGGTCAGTCCCTGGAGTTGTGTAAGACTCCGCACAGAGGGAAGACACGGACACTGCACTTGGCTTTAGAATCAGGTTAGAAAAGGTCGTTGGGGTAGAACCCTGGCTCTGCAGTCCGCCACTCTGGCTACCATGATTAGGAATGATCAAGCCACATTAGGAGGCCATATCAGTCAATGTTCCTTGCCTGAGTGTGTGCCCAGGTTCCAATCATCCCACATAGCTGCCAGATGCAGGAGTTATTCAAGAGCCTCTAGGGAACCCAGTCTCAGTCTGAGCCCATGACAGGTCACAAGGACCCTGGGGATGGCCAGCACTGACAGGCTTTGCCCCTCTGAGGTATGACAGAGCTCCTAAGATAGGCTCCTCAATGAGGGCTATGCCTACCGAAAACCCATGCAAATGTTATCTCTTCATGTGCTTTGGGCGTCATCTTAGTGTGAGGCTGGTCGATAAAGGAACAGCTGTAGAACTGTCAGCTGGCAGGCCATGAGAAAAACATTGAGCAGCACAGTGCAGCCAGGTCTTCTTGACACATGCTGGGAAGAGTCTTATCCCGCTAGGGCCTGAGACTAGAATTCATAGGATGGAGCCCAAAACCAGACTTGGTTTCATATGTTATGAGCTATGTCTCAGCACTGGGACCCAGGCAAGTTAACTCCTCTATACTTTAGTTTTGTCATAGAGAAGGCAGGAGCTAATTATAGCATCCTCTCAGGATATTTGTGAATGTAGCTGACATTCACTTGTGCCCTGGCACATACTCAAAGCTCAGCAATGGATCTATCCACCCACTAATCTTCCTAGTCCCTTTATAGTCAGCTGGGGACATTGCAGTACAAGAGAGGGACCAGCAGCTCATGGTGGGAGCTGCCATCTGAGGCAACCTCTCCTAAAACACTGAAGGGTTAGCACAGGCTGTCTCTTATATCAGTCTGTGGATGTGttcttatatgtatgtgtgtgtgtgcccatgcatcCATGAGCATATATGTCTGCTGCTTTCCTATCATGGCTGTCTGAAATCCAGAGTTCCACCTACCCTGGGTGGAGTAGGCTGCTGCTATCACACCTCCCACAGTAGCCTCTATCACTCAGCCCTGTGGCATTAAGAGGTGCCACTAGGGCCTAGCCAGGGCACCCCCATGGCTAGGACTCCACCCTTATCTGGACAGTGAGATCTTCTCCATGGGATATCTAAGTCTCTAGGCTATGCCTTGTGTTGCAAGGATAAAGAAGCCCTGACCCAAATCTTTCTGCGCTCTTTCCTGATTCTCCCAGTTATGCAGAGAGCACGGTGCCCAGGGTAGACCCCAGGTGGGTGCAGATGTTCTGGGACTTCACGTGCATTCTGTGAGgacactccctttctgtctcgtGGCTTTACAGAACACCCGCCACCCGGTCTGGGTTCTGTTTCTATAGGGTGTGTTGTTGGAGGAGAAATTCTGAAATGAGCTTAGTAATGAGGGTATCGAGAGCTTTTGCATCCCTCCTTCTCCCACAGCAGCCCCGGGTGGAAATCGCCTTGGAGAGAGAAATTCCTcgctctcttccccctcccaccctAGCTCTGGTGCCCAAGAGCATGCAGGGATAGCATGCACCGGAGGTAGCTAGGAGCCAGCAAGCCTGTGTCAGACAATGTTGTGACAGCGCTACGCCCCGCCCCCTGATCCGCCCTCCGCGCGTGTTCCCTTCTGGTCCCCGACTCCCCCTCCTCTGCGTCACCTGACCGCATTCTGCACCTCAACTCTCCATGGAGCAGCTGCTGCGCGCCCAGCTTCACACCACAACACTGCGGGCCTTTGGGAGCTCCGGAGGGGGCTGCATCAGCGAGGGCTATGCCTACTACACTGACAGTGGCCCCGTGTTTGTCAAGGTCAATCGCAGGACACAGGTGCGCTGCCCGGTATACAAGGATAAAGTctaggaaggggaaagaggaatgcAGGATTCTGAGAAGTGGTGGAGGAACTAGACCTGGCGTACCCAACGCTCTGCTGAGGGGTCAACCAGCACTTGCATGCAGGCAGCTTCTTGGGACCAGAGGGTTTCTCTTTGCTgcatgattattttcttgcttttgctcCCACACAGGGGCTTTAAATTTTCTGTAATCACTGACCATGGGGGAGGTGAGTCTTAGCGGTAAGCTGCTTCTGCCCATGTCTGGTCTCTGCTCTGACCTCAGCTCCTGCATTTTCCCAGCAGGTGAAGAGAGACAGGATTCCCAGGGCTAGGTTAGCACCATCGTTCTCAAAGGCTCTGTTGGTTTCTAGGACGTTTAAGATATCCCCGTTTAAGAATGTATGGAGCCAGGCATACATCTAAACCCTATCACTCtggtacttaggaggctgagacaggaggatggtgagttccatgtcagcctgggctacatgaggagaagctggctcaaaaacaaaaacaaactaacaacaacaaaagaatgcaTGGAAAACTGTAAGACAACTGAGGACTGTTAGCTAGAGTCCCTGAGAGCAAGCTGTGCTGGCACAGCATGGTGCTCCCCTTCTGTGGGGGGAGGACTCCAGAGGTTCTGGACTCTGTGGGGAGTAGTTCTGGATAGTGGTTATAGTATCTAGGATGCTCCTGGTATCATTAGAGACGGTGAAGGTAGCACCTCCCTGCTTTCTGTGCAGCGTTGGCCTGGTTTGGAGGTTTACCCTGGAAGCATGGCTGAAGTTTGCAAATGCCCTTCCACAACAGGCTGCTCAGCACATGCCTCTTTGTCCCAAGTGCAGGTTGGCGATTTGAGTGTACCTGTCTGACTTTTCCCCTTGAAAGGGGATTAAGGGGGAAGAATGGTTTACATGTGTGATAATAAATGTTTTGGCTTCAAGTTTCACTTTTAATCAACGATATccaatttattttgtgtgtatgtatgtatgtgtgtgtgtgtgtgaaagctcTGGTTTGCATATTCATGACGTGCGTAGAAGTCAGTGGATAACTTTTGgggagttggttctgtccttcGGCCTTATTTTGTGGCAAggtttttcttgtttctgctgcCACACGGCCTGttctaggctagctggcctgaaAGACTCCAGCTGACTGTTTGTCTCCCATCATGTGGTaggagggctgggattacagatgcacacCACCACATCTGGAACACACTACCACATCTGGATTTTTGGAGATCAAAGCTGGGTGATCAGGCTTGAATGCTTTTACCCACAGTcatctactttttaatttttacaaatgTATGATTCTATATGTAGAAGTGTTCACAAACCCCATGAATaaatgcatgggggggggggctgaggatGTCATTCAttgtagagcatttgcctagtgtGGACAGTCTCCTGGGTTGAGCCTCCCAGcaccacaaataaataagtaaataaaatgcatgtttttAACCAAGGTATAGTGAACAATATGAAAGTTTGCTAAAAATAAGTGGGGGTATTTCTAAGTCACTTAGAAACAAGCCTCTGCATCCCAGAAAAGGCCTGTGGACAAGCTGGGTATACTAGCTTCTCTAGTCCTTGCTAGAATGGAGCCAGGCTCTTCTAACCTCACCACTCTGCCTTCTCTGACTCAAATGTGATCCCAGGTAATTTCTACCATGCCCAAGGCTGCCTGCCCCCACTTAGAGGCATGAAGGAAAACAATACCTTGGAGGACTCAGTCCCAGCCTCAGACTTTGTTGGTTCACACTTCACTTGTACCCAttcctctcaccccacccccaccttgcaTCCCCTTGTGACCTGTGCATCTTCCACCGCAAGGCTTTGCTTGTGTGAGTCTCCCCTTAGACCCCTTGAATTCTGGCATCAGGCTTGTCCTTTCAGTTCCTTCTTACCTGAAGGGGTCTCTCTTGAACACTGGCCTCGAGAGATGGAGGTGATGCTGTTTTTCAGTAATTGAAGGCACTTGGTCTTCTGGCTTGTGCCAAGGGCCATGAGTACTTTGGTCTGGCTAGCAAGGTCCCTGTGAGGGTCCAGGATTGCAGAGCTGACAGAGCTCATGGCATTTGGATGCAGGCCCGGCAGATGTTTGAGGGAGAGATGGCGAGCCTGGAGGCCCTCCGCAACACTGGCTTGGTGCGGGTTCCTAAGCCCATGAAGGTGATTGACttgccaggaggtggggctgtctTTGTGATGGAGCACTTGAAGATGAAGAGCCTTAGCAGGtgagtgcatttgtgtgtatggggagggagagagccatgTGCATGTGCAAAGATAGGGAGAGGCTGACATACATATAGAGAGATAtgcacagaaagagagaaaggcgaGTTTGTACACAGAAAGAGGCAGGGACAGACATAGACacaagacacagagaaacagacacagaaatagaGAAGACAaacaggtggagagagagagagaaatggagagagagggagaaggggagaaatagagagggagagaggagagagagtgaacACTAGgtagcaagggagagagagagagagagagagagactgaacacTAGTGAGCATTCTCTGTTGAGCTGCTTACATAATTCAATCCAGTTgccagaggtttttttgttttttgttttttttttaaaggtctcaCAATGCAGTCCTGACTagcatggaactcactatgtcatgctggcctctgctttccaagtgctgggattaagggcatgtgtcaagagttcctttttaaaagatgtattgttattacatatgcatatatatatatgtatatatatatatacaccatatatgtatatatatagacacacatatgtatatgtatgtatgtatgcccacatgtatgtgcaccatgtgcatatcTGGTGACCATAGAGGCAAGAcaagggtgttgggtcccctggaactataATTCCAGATGtttctgagctgccatgtaggtgctgggagcctGGGTCTTCTGCAGGTCCTCTTAACGATGAGGCATCTCTTCGGTTCCAGTCCCTGGAGTCCATCCtttacttttttggttttctCTTATTAGACCTGAGATCCTGAAAATGAAGCTTCTATTAATTCTCCAACTTTCACAAGAGTAACCAAGCCAACTTTctctttaaatctttttaaaaatatttatttatttatttatttatttatttatttattatatgtaaggacactgtagctgtcttcagacaccccggaagagggcatcagatatcattactgatggtcgtgagccaccatgtggttgctgggatttgaactcaggacttctggaagagcagtcattgctcttaaccactgagccatctctccagcctcctctactaaaactttaaaaaagtattttatgtgtatgggtactttggctgtatgtatgtttgtgtgccacaTTTGTATACTACcctcagaaaccagaagagggggtTTTAATCCCTTGTACCTGGATTTACAGAAGGTGTGAGCCACTCTGTgcatcctgggaattgaacccagttcctcttgaaaagcaaccagtgctttgaactgctaagccatctctccagcccccagagtcCTAAGACAAAGAttattgctgttttttgtttgttcattttggttTGGGTATTTTAGTTGTGATGAGGCTGCATAAAGTAAGTGTATTTGAACAAGTCCCTTACTTTATGCTGTGTAGTCTACTAACCCAGTTTGACCTTAGAGAGGCTGATCAGTTACCTAGCAACTTAATTTTTTCTCCATTACAGTCATGCATGTTCATTGTATAAACTATTGAAGGACAAACTCTGGTAAAGGAGGCATTGGAATGTTAGCAGCAGGGAGTTGCCATAGCTCATCTCAGCGTGACTGTGGTCTCAGGGTCTCTCCTATTTATATTCCTTTGTGCCACATGGCCAGTGGCTGCTGAGATGCTACAGAAATTATCACACAGCTCTCACAATactttgggttatttgtttgtttgtttgtttaagaaagggtttattattgTACTGTTTAGAGAGCCTTTAGAGCGTTTACAACATCTCTCAAAGCAGAGCATGCTGGGTGCTGTTACTTGTTTGTTGCTGTAGCTGCCGCCGCCTTATTTCCTTAGTCAGGCATCAAAGCTCGGGGAACAGATGGCAGACCTGCACCTTTACAATCAGAAGCTCAGGGAGAAGTCCAAGACTCGGCAGAACACAGTGGGTAAGTCtggttccttttgttttattttgttttgttttaaacctgGGCCCAGCCCATCAGCTACCTTAGATGGGAATTCATGGTGCTTCTTGGTGGCACTTCAGTAATGTGTTGAATGGCATACCTGCTCCCTTTACAGTGCattaaacaactttttaaaatttgtgtgtggggggtggtggtgggggaggggaagagagggggaggggggaagagaggggagggggaagagacagggagagggaggagggagagaggaaagaaggagagggagaaggaggggggtcCTTGCTAGAGTTAGAAGGGGGCATCTGACCCTTTGCAGGAGTTGCAGGCAATTGTACACTGTTCAACCTGGGTGCTGAGAACCTttagaagaacagcaagtgctattAACTTTGGGGCCATATCTCTAGCCCTAAGTGCACTGTGAAAATGAGATGATTAAGCAATTTTAACGGAGCTGGCAAATGAATAGAATGGACTCCTGACCAACCAGTCCTGCAGTCTGTCCATTCATTGGCCAGGGTAAAAAGTCCTGGCAAGTCTGTGTGCTGGCTAGTCACTGCTATGTGTAGTGAGCCCTCAGATCACCTGCGTTTGAGCTATTTGTATGTGCAGCCAGGCATTCTCCCAAGGTCTGGTTTCCATGAAAGATGAGTAGTTTCATGAGATTAACATTTCTGTTGACAGGCTGTGGGGCGGAGGGTGCTGAGCCCCAGGGTGTGACCAAGTTTGGCTTTCACACAGTGACATGCTGTGGCTTTATCCCACAGGTGAGTGTTAGAGTGGGGGCATCCTCTCGGGGGCACCCTCACTTAGTGAGGACCATTCCTGAAGCTCTGGTGCTAGCCACTGACCCATTGTGTGCCACAGAGTGCCAGTTCTCCAGACACCAGGACGCTCAGTTTCTGAAGGTAGAGTGTAGTCTGTGACACTCAGGACAGAAAGCTGATGGGAAGGCTTGGTGGGAGTAAACACTTCAGTCAGCTGGTCAGCATTCCAGGTGGGCACAAGAGGGATGCAAAGGCCACGATGTGGGAGAGAACCTGACCAGTTTAAGAATCTGAAGAGGGTAAAGTGGACAAAGCTCAGGGTCCAGCCCTTATCATGCAGGTTCTCTTCCAGGGCTGTCTTATTGACAGCTTCTCTCACTTACCACAGTGTTTTTGAGGTTAATCTACATGTGGCATGTGTAAGAACACTTTCTTTGTGGTAGAGTAATATTTCACTGTATGGGTGGACCAGATTTTGGACTGGAATTTGCAACCTTCCTGATACAGTCT
This window encodes:
- the Fn3k gene encoding fructosamine-3-kinase isoform a (isoform a is encoded by transcript variant 1), with the translated sequence MEQLLRAQLHTTTLRAFGSSGGGCISEGYAYYTDSGPVFVKVNRRTQARQMFEGEMASLEALRNTGLVRVPKPMKVIDLPGGGAVFVMEHLKMKSLSSQASKLGEQMADLHLYNQKLREKSKTRQNTVGCGAEGAEPQGVTKFGFHTVTCCGFIPQVNEWQEDWPTFFTRHRLQAQLDLIEKDYADRETQELWSRLQVKIPDLFAGIEIVPALLHGDLWSGNVAEDDQGPVIYDPASFYGHSEFELAIASMFGGFPRSFFTAYHRKIPKAPGFDKRLLLYQLFNYLNHWNHFGREYRSPSLGVMRKLLR
- the Fn3k gene encoding fructosamine-3-kinase isoform b (isoform b is encoded by transcript variant 2) — translated: MEQLLRAQLHTTTLRAFGSSGGGCISEGYAYYTDSGPVFVKVNRRTQARQMFEGEMASLEALRNTGLVRVPKPMKVIDLPGGGAVFVMEHLKMKSLSSQASKLGEQMADLHLYNQKLREKSKTRQNTVGCGAEGAEPQGVTKFGFHTVTCCGFIPQVSVRVGASSRGHPHLVRTIPEALVLATDPLCATECQFSRHQDAQFLKVECSL